A stretch of Halomonas elongata DSM 2581 DNA encodes these proteins:
- a CDS encoding MBL fold metallo-hydrolase, with protein sequence MKKCILPLALLGLSAVASHAALANTQVMMLGTGTPVPDGERAGSGIAVIHDDEAYVFDIGPGVVERATQAAERFDIEPLTPINIDHLFLTHLHSDHILDFPELLGTYWWRRTDQLQVFGPEGTQAMSEGAYSMLADDTETRLKDKSPVTNPDAAYADVTEITGAGTVFEKDDIKVEAFPVSHGDWDKAYGYKVTTPDKTIVISGDTSINEEVQRQAANADILIHEVISRRGWEELPEQWQAYHQYAHTLTDELAELAGVAEPDLLVLYHVLHYGAPIESVLDEVQSQYDGEVVLANDLDLFQ encoded by the coding sequence ATGAAGAAATGCATCCTCCCGCTGGCACTGCTCGGCCTATCGGCGGTCGCTTCTCACGCCGCCCTCGCGAATACCCAGGTCATGATGCTGGGAACCGGCACCCCCGTCCCCGATGGAGAACGAGCCGGCTCGGGCATTGCCGTCATCCACGACGACGAGGCGTATGTCTTCGATATCGGCCCGGGCGTCGTGGAGCGGGCGACCCAGGCAGCCGAACGCTTCGATATCGAGCCGCTGACTCCCATCAACATCGATCACCTCTTCCTGACCCATCTGCACAGCGATCACATCCTGGATTTCCCCGAGCTGCTCGGCACCTACTGGTGGCGCCGCACCGATCAGCTTCAGGTCTTCGGTCCCGAAGGCACCCAGGCGATGAGCGAAGGCGCCTATTCCATGCTGGCCGACGACACCGAGACTCGCCTGAAAGACAAGAGCCCGGTGACCAATCCCGATGCGGCCTATGCCGACGTCACGGAAATCACCGGCGCCGGCACCGTGTTCGAGAAAGACGATATCAAGGTCGAGGCCTTCCCCGTTTCCCATGGCGACTGGGACAAGGCCTATGGCTACAAGGTCACGACACCCGACAAGACCATCGTCATTTCCGGCGACACTTCGATCAACGAGGAAGTCCAGCGCCAAGCCGCGAACGCCGATATCCTGATTCACGAGGTCATCAGCCGCCGCGGTTGGGAAGAGCTGCCGGAGCAATGGCAGGCCTATCACCAGTATGCCCATACGCTGACCGACGAACTCGCCGAGCTTGCCGGTGTAGCCGAGCCGGACCTGCTGGTTCTCTACCATGTCCTGCATTATGGGGCGCCGATCGAGTCGGTTCTCGACGAGGTTCAAAGCCAGTACGACGGCGAGGTGGTCCTCGCCAATGACCTCGACCTCTTCCAGTGA
- a CDS encoding ion transporter: protein MDDHLSPFQLLILVLSIYVLGALAADVLFDLSPEMSQLLHYIDLFVCLFFLADFCIRFRAARDKWRFMRWGWIDLLASIPAGWLFAGRLVRVVQVIRLLRAIKSLHMIWRLLFRNRAKGFFVSVTTATLLLVAFGSMTILMVEGPNPESSIDTAEEALWWAFVTVTTVGYGDYYPITTLGRIVAAMLMVAGVGMFGSFAAYVGSLFVEEQDDENARQHRASRELIRDLYGEIQALRQEVAALRDERDPPSGER from the coding sequence ATGGATGATCATCTATCCCCCTTCCAGTTATTGATCCTGGTGCTGTCGATCTATGTGCTCGGCGCGCTGGCGGCGGATGTGCTGTTCGATCTGTCGCCCGAGATGTCGCAACTGCTGCACTACATCGACCTGTTCGTCTGCCTGTTCTTCCTGGCCGACTTCTGTATTCGCTTTCGGGCCGCACGCGACAAGTGGCGTTTCATGCGTTGGGGCTGGATCGATCTGCTGGCGAGCATCCCCGCCGGTTGGTTGTTCGCCGGTCGCCTGGTAAGGGTCGTGCAGGTGATTCGTCTGCTGCGGGCGATCAAGTCGCTGCACATGATCTGGCGACTGTTGTTCCGCAACCGCGCCAAAGGGTTCTTCGTCTCGGTCACCACGGCGACCCTGCTGCTGGTGGCCTTCGGTTCCATGACGATCCTGATGGTGGAAGGGCCCAACCCGGAGAGCAGCATCGACACCGCCGAGGAGGCGCTGTGGTGGGCCTTCGTCACGGTCACCACCGTGGGCTATGGGGACTATTATCCGATCACCACCCTGGGACGTATCGTGGCGGCCATGTTGATGGTCGCCGGGGTTGGCATGTTCGGCAGCTTCGCCGCCTATGTCGGCTCGTTGTTCGTCGAGGAGCAGGATGACGAAAACGCGCGTCAGCACCGCGCCAGTCGTGAGTTGATCCGCGACCTGTATGGCGAGATCCAGGCGCTTCGCCAGGAGGTCGCGGCCCTCAGGGATGAGCGTGATCCGCCCTCCGGCGAGCGTTGA
- the mdlC gene encoding benzoylformate decarboxylase → MPSVHSVSYSILRQQGLDIVFGNPGSNELPFLKDFPEDFRYVLGLHEGVVVGMADGYALASGKSVLVNLHAAAGTGNAMGALTNAWYSHSPLVITAGQQARSMIGVESMLANVDAPSLPRPLVKWSYEPSCPEDVPRALSQAIHMASLPARGPVYLSIPHDDWQCEVEDEASLLPPRDVHHAGAPSDTQIDALAEHLDEADNPVLVLGPEVDAERANALAIELAERLCMEVWIAPSASRCPFPNRHACFRGVLPAAISGISEQLAGHDLILVIGAPVFRYHQYAPGRYLPDGAHLIHVTSDAQEAARAPMGNALVGDIRAVLEALLPKLAQSDRTMPDPLPIPSPTNSGEIGRLSPESVFDVLNDRVPDDVIYVKESTSTVTAFWQRVEMRHPGSYFFPAAGGLGFGLPASVGVQLASPDRRVIAVIGDGSANYAISALWSAARYNVPVIFIILKNETYGALRWFSKMLDAESAPGIDVPGLDFCALARGYGVEATHAETRQKFEEALAQALDASCPMLIEVPTTTIEP, encoded by the coding sequence ATGCCGTCCGTACACTCCGTCAGCTACAGTATTCTCCGCCAGCAAGGCCTTGATATCGTCTTCGGAAATCCCGGTTCAAACGAGTTGCCATTTCTCAAGGATTTTCCAGAGGATTTTCGCTATGTTCTCGGTCTCCACGAAGGTGTCGTGGTGGGAATGGCGGATGGCTATGCTCTGGCGAGCGGTAAGTCAGTATTGGTCAACCTGCATGCCGCGGCTGGAACGGGCAATGCAATGGGAGCACTGACCAATGCCTGGTATTCCCATTCCCCCTTGGTCATCACTGCAGGCCAGCAGGCACGCTCGATGATCGGCGTGGAGTCGATGCTTGCCAATGTCGATGCACCATCTCTTCCGCGCCCTCTGGTCAAGTGGAGCTATGAGCCTTCCTGCCCCGAGGACGTTCCGCGAGCCTTGAGCCAGGCAATTCATATGGCCAGTCTGCCGGCCCGTGGCCCGGTTTACCTGTCGATCCCGCATGATGATTGGCAATGCGAGGTCGAGGACGAGGCGTCGTTGCTGCCTCCGCGTGACGTCCATCATGCGGGCGCACCATCGGATACCCAGATAGATGCGCTAGCCGAACATCTCGACGAGGCCGACAATCCGGTACTCGTACTGGGACCTGAAGTCGATGCCGAGCGTGCCAACGCTTTGGCCATTGAGTTGGCAGAACGCCTATGCATGGAGGTCTGGATAGCACCATCCGCCTCGCGCTGCCCATTTCCCAATCGCCATGCTTGCTTTCGCGGAGTATTGCCGGCAGCCATTTCGGGCATCTCGGAGCAGCTCGCTGGGCATGACCTGATCCTGGTGATCGGCGCCCCTGTATTCCGCTACCACCAATATGCGCCGGGTCGCTATCTACCGGATGGTGCACACCTGATACATGTCACCAGTGATGCGCAGGAGGCTGCCCGGGCCCCTATGGGCAATGCTCTGGTGGGTGACATCCGCGCCGTTCTGGAGGCCTTGTTACCTAAGTTGGCCCAGAGTGACCGCACCATGCCGGATCCGTTACCGATACCGTCGCCGACCAATTCCGGTGAGATCGGTCGCCTCTCTCCTGAAAGTGTCTTCGATGTCCTCAATGATCGGGTTCCTGATGACGTGATTTACGTCAAGGAGTCGACGTCGACGGTAACGGCCTTCTGGCAACGTGTGGAGATGCGACACCCTGGGAGTTATTTCTTTCCTGCAGCAGGCGGGCTGGGGTTTGGCTTGCCTGCGTCAGTAGGCGTACAGCTTGCCAGTCCTGATCGCCGAGTTATTGCAGTGATCGGTGATGGGTCGGCCAATTATGCGATCAGCGCACTCTGGAGTGCTGCCCGATACAATGTTCCGGTGATTTTCATCATTCTCAAGAACGAAACCTACGGTGCGCTGCGTTGGTTCTCGAAGATGCTGGATGCCGAGAGTGCGCCGGGAATTGACGTCCCCGGGCTGGATTTCTGCGCGCTGGCACGAGGGTACGGTGTCGAGGCTACTCATGCCGAAACTCGACAGAAATTCGAAGAGGCATTGGCCCAGGCACTTGATGCGTCATGTCCCATGTTGATTGAAGTGCCAACGACAACCATCGAACCCTGA
- a CDS encoding M48 family metallopeptidase, with protein MRIWLGILLGVLLTGCDQTPTGRQQLALVPDTLMSQMGADAFEQMRQQGPIATGATVNRRVECVAEALVAAARRRYPEAEMPDDWQVVVFDRSSPNAFALPGGRIGVHAGLLRVAESPSQLATVIGHEIGHVLADHGNERMTQQLGIKAALLLVGLLGEGELAQEPLQRALGIGARLGIALPFSRTHEEEADLMGLMIMAEAGFDPAQSVALWRNMAAAGGDQPPEFLSTHPAHESRIELLQKHLPEAGDIRETAAPSFCA; from the coding sequence ATGCGAATATGGCTGGGTATCCTGCTGGGCGTGCTGCTGACCGGCTGCGATCAGACGCCCACCGGTCGTCAGCAATTGGCGCTGGTGCCCGATACGCTGATGTCGCAGATGGGGGCGGATGCCTTCGAACAGATGCGCCAGCAGGGGCCTATCGCCACCGGGGCCACGGTCAATCGGCGGGTGGAATGCGTGGCCGAGGCTCTGGTGGCCGCGGCGCGTCGCCGGTATCCGGAGGCGGAGATGCCCGACGACTGGCAGGTGGTGGTCTTCGATCGCTCGTCTCCCAATGCCTTCGCCTTGCCGGGTGGTCGCATCGGTGTGCATGCCGGCCTGTTGAGGGTGGCTGAATCACCGTCTCAACTGGCGACGGTGATCGGGCACGAAATCGGGCATGTGCTGGCCGATCATGGAAACGAGCGCATGACCCAGCAATTGGGCATCAAGGCGGCGTTGCTGCTGGTTGGCCTGCTGGGCGAGGGCGAGCTTGCTCAGGAACCGTTGCAGCGTGCGCTGGGTATAGGAGCTCGGTTGGGCATCGCCTTGCCCTTCAGTCGCACCCATGAGGAAGAGGCCGACCTGATGGGGCTGATGATCATGGCCGAGGCGGGCTTCGATCCCGCCCAGAGCGTGGCGCTGTGGCGCAACATGGCCGCCGCCGGGGGCGACCAGCCTCCGGAATTCCTGTCGACCCACCCAGCACATGAGTCGCGTATCGAGCTGTTGCAGAAACACCTGCCGGAGGCAGGAGACATCCGTGAAACGGCGGCGCCTTCGTTCTGTGCGTGA
- a CDS encoding LysR substrate-binding domain-containing protein codes for MQRMLPGTRALRTLEAAGRHLNFTRAAEELGLTPAAVSAQIKEIEGQLGTVLFTRTSRRIQLTPAGTVLFEAVGDALDNLHQAANRARKVARGSAHVRLSLGPRFATHWLLPRLSRFREANPGLELTFDITDRVRDFDLDDVDAAIRFGKGRYTGACSERLFATDVVPVCSPKLMEAGDNPKEPKDLVYHTLCHVDCQTDDMIWPSWSTWMAAAGIDDFDDSRCMAFTDSSHVVQAVVDSNVIGLVELALIENDLAQGRLVRLFDIGVSVADEYAYHLVYPHRNSKDPGIQALRRWLVNEAESRVMASDVSIGGEDA; via the coding sequence ATGCAGCGAATGCTCCCTGGTACCCGAGCGCTCAGGACGTTGGAAGCAGCCGGGCGACATCTGAACTTCACCCGTGCCGCCGAAGAGCTGGGGTTGACCCCGGCGGCCGTCAGTGCCCAGATCAAGGAGATCGAGGGCCAGCTTGGCACTGTGCTTTTCACGCGCACCAGTCGCAGAATTCAACTCACACCCGCTGGCACTGTTCTGTTCGAGGCGGTTGGCGATGCGCTGGATAACTTGCACCAGGCTGCCAACCGCGCTCGAAAAGTGGCTCGGGGCTCTGCTCATGTACGCCTCTCTCTGGGACCAAGGTTTGCCACTCACTGGCTTCTGCCCCGCCTGTCGCGTTTTCGGGAAGCGAATCCTGGCCTGGAGCTGACGTTCGATATTACGGATCGAGTACGGGACTTCGACTTGGACGATGTGGACGCTGCCATTCGTTTCGGCAAGGGACGTTACACAGGGGCGTGTTCGGAGCGCTTATTCGCTACTGATGTTGTCCCGGTGTGCAGTCCAAAACTGATGGAAGCTGGCGATAATCCGAAAGAGCCGAAAGACCTCGTATACCACACTCTCTGCCATGTCGACTGTCAGACTGACGACATGATCTGGCCGAGTTGGTCGACCTGGATGGCCGCTGCGGGCATCGATGATTTCGATGATAGCCGATGTATGGCTTTTACTGATTCAAGCCATGTGGTGCAGGCCGTCGTCGATAGCAATGTCATTGGATTGGTTGAATTGGCACTGATCGAGAATGATCTGGCTCAGGGGCGTCTAGTGAGATTATTCGACATCGGTGTCAGCGTGGCAGATGAGTATGCCTATCATCTGGTCTATCCGCATCGCAATAGCAAAGATCCTGGTATTCAGGCTCTGCGAAGATGGTTGGTGAATGAGGCCGAAAGTCGGGTCATGGCATCGGATGTCAGCATCGGGGGAGAAGATGCATGA
- a CDS encoding TRAP transporter substrate-binding protein, whose translation MKFAISSLLLVASTLGVCGSAFAETTLRMAHLWPAGSVVNKKIFQDWAKQVEEDSNGQLNVEIYPSQTLSQAGKTYEAAANGIADIAVTLQGYTAGRFPLTEIVQLPGVVSSASQGSCILQTLYDEGDIAEEYSDTRVLFLFTTGPAYLHSQDAEIQKPGDLEGLRIRRPSSVAGEMLSSMGAQPLGMPAPDIYTALQRGVMDGLSFPWEAMTVFRINELVNYHLELPYYAGAIVATMSQSSYDDLSSDMQNVIDKNSGMKWSRVAGRVFDELDRKGREEAVAQGDTIHVVEDPLSDPDWAAPLKQGSRNYLQSLEERGLDDVGDVYEKALALGERCQA comes from the coding sequence ATGAAATTCGCGATATCATCTCTACTCTTGGTTGCGTCAACATTAGGAGTGTGCGGCTCGGCCTTCGCAGAAACCACCTTGCGTATGGCTCACCTGTGGCCGGCTGGTTCGGTCGTCAACAAGAAGATATTCCAGGATTGGGCCAAGCAGGTCGAAGAAGACTCGAACGGTCAGCTCAATGTAGAAATCTATCCCTCACAGACCTTGAGCCAGGCAGGTAAGACCTATGAGGCGGCAGCAAATGGTATCGCCGATATTGCCGTTACGTTGCAAGGCTATACGGCGGGGCGTTTTCCCCTGACCGAGATCGTACAGCTACCTGGTGTAGTCAGCAGCGCATCGCAGGGATCCTGTATTCTGCAGACGCTGTATGATGAGGGGGACATCGCCGAGGAGTATTCCGATACTCGCGTGCTGTTTCTGTTCACTACAGGTCCCGCCTACCTTCATAGTCAAGACGCTGAGATTCAGAAGCCTGGTGACCTGGAGGGCCTGCGTATTCGTCGACCCAGCTCGGTGGCGGGAGAAATGCTGTCAAGTATGGGGGCCCAGCCATTGGGCATGCCTGCGCCAGACATTTATACTGCGTTGCAGCGTGGTGTGATGGATGGCTTGAGTTTTCCATGGGAAGCAATGACGGTATTTCGTATCAATGAATTGGTGAATTACCATCTTGAACTTCCTTATTACGCTGGTGCCATTGTGGCCACGATGAGCCAGTCTTCTTACGATGACCTCTCGTCGGATATGCAGAACGTGATCGACAAAAACAGTGGTATGAAGTGGTCCAGAGTGGCAGGCCGGGTCTTCGATGAACTCGATAGGAAGGGGCGCGAAGAAGCGGTTGCGCAGGGGGATACCATCCATGTCGTCGAAGACCCATTGTCTGACCCTGACTGGGCAGCACCCTTGAAGCAGGGCTCCCGGAACTATCTGCAAAGCCTCGAGGAGCGTGGCCTCGATGACGTCGGCGATGTCTATGAAAAGGCATTGGCTCTTGGTGAGCGTTGCCAGGCGTGA
- a CDS encoding helix-turn-helix domain-containing protein, protein MPDSLVPVFQLYGETRQWPTPDLLHCESIPERSRRHDWRIRPHRHADLCHLLYLAEGRVTLELEGGGRSLEAPQLIVVPAMSIHGFHFSPDTQGHIITLSRPLVERLQARLDSQSGVLSKPDAHALSTTRHHGRIATLVEQIDDEYRHPAQGRSHLLEALMEALTIETARLAETAARQPSRARPRQRDKAREHLQAYQTLIEAQFSQQPGIEHFAEQLGVTSAHLNTLCRRLAGRSALQLLHERLLLEAKRQLTYTNLTIGEVAEGLGFSEPAYFTRFFKRLTGLPPKDFRRRQEADAADRKQQ, encoded by the coding sequence ATGCCCGACTCTCTCGTGCCCGTTTTCCAGCTCTATGGCGAAACACGCCAGTGGCCGACCCCCGACCTGCTGCACTGCGAATCGATCCCCGAGCGCAGCCGTCGTCATGACTGGCGCATTCGACCACATCGCCATGCCGACCTCTGCCACCTCCTGTATCTCGCCGAAGGCCGGGTGACCCTGGAACTGGAAGGTGGCGGTCGCTCTCTCGAGGCCCCACAGCTGATCGTGGTGCCGGCCATGAGCATTCATGGCTTCCACTTCTCGCCGGATACCCAGGGTCACATCATCACCCTGTCGCGGCCGCTGGTCGAAAGGCTGCAAGCCCGCCTGGACAGCCAATCCGGCGTACTGTCGAAGCCCGATGCCCATGCGCTGAGCACGACGCGGCACCATGGGCGCATCGCTACCCTGGTCGAGCAGATCGACGACGAGTATCGCCATCCCGCCCAGGGACGCTCGCACCTGCTGGAAGCCCTGATGGAAGCGCTGACCATCGAGACGGCCCGACTGGCCGAGACGGCCGCCCGGCAACCGTCCCGCGCGCGCCCTCGCCAGCGGGACAAGGCCAGGGAGCACCTGCAGGCCTATCAGACGTTGATCGAAGCTCAGTTCAGCCAGCAGCCCGGCATCGAGCATTTCGCCGAACAGTTGGGTGTGACCAGCGCTCACCTCAACACGCTCTGCCGGCGCCTGGCCGGACGCAGTGCCCTGCAATTGCTCCATGAACGACTGCTGCTGGAAGCCAAGCGCCAGCTCACCTATACCAACCTGACCATCGGCGAAGTGGCCGAAGGCCTGGGATTTTCCGAGCCGGCCTATTTCACGCGCTTCTTCAAGCGACTCACGGGACTGCCGCCCAAGGACTTCCGCCGACGCCAGGAAGCCGATGCGGCGGATCGCAAGCAACAATAG
- the pobA gene encoding 4-hydroxybenzoate 3-monooxygenase, translating to MKTQVAIIGAGPSGLLLGQLLQRQGIDNVILERRSGEYVLGRIRAGVLEQGMADLLREAGVDERMDAEGLPHDGVELAFDNRRVRIDLAGLTGGKQVMVYGQTEVTRDLMAARQATGGTTLYEVDDVQPHDLDTERPYVTFVDKHGETQRLDCDYVAGCDGYHGVSRESIPKDRIKEFERVYPFGWLGLLSDTPPVADELIYARHERGFALCSMRSETRSRYYLQVPLEEKVEDWSDERFWEELKRRVPEDVAAKLVTGPSLEKSIAPLRSFVVEPMQYGRLFLVGDAAHIVPPTGAKGLNLAASDVNSLYRLLVKVYHEGRTDLIPNYSRTCLRRIWKAERFSWWMTSMLHKFSDEEDFGSRMQQAELDYVTGSEAGLTTIAENYVGLPYESLE from the coding sequence ATGAAGACACAGGTCGCCATCATCGGTGCCGGGCCCTCGGGCCTGTTGCTGGGACAGTTGCTGCAGCGCCAGGGCATCGACAACGTCATCCTCGAGCGCCGCTCAGGGGAATACGTGCTTGGCCGTATTCGTGCCGGAGTGCTGGAACAGGGCATGGCCGACCTGCTGCGCGAGGCTGGCGTCGACGAACGCATGGATGCCGAGGGCCTGCCTCATGACGGTGTCGAACTGGCCTTCGACAACCGTCGGGTGCGTATCGACCTGGCCGGCCTGACCGGCGGCAAGCAGGTGATGGTCTACGGCCAGACCGAGGTGACCCGCGACCTGATGGCGGCGCGCCAGGCCACTGGTGGCACGACGCTCTATGAAGTCGATGACGTCCAGCCTCACGATCTCGACACCGAACGCCCCTATGTCACCTTCGTCGACAAGCACGGCGAAACGCAGCGCCTCGATTGCGATTATGTGGCGGGCTGCGATGGCTATCACGGCGTGTCGCGCGAGTCGATTCCCAAGGATCGCATCAAGGAATTCGAGCGCGTCTATCCCTTTGGCTGGCTGGGGCTGCTGTCCGATACACCGCCGGTCGCCGACGAGTTGATCTATGCCCGTCACGAGCGCGGTTTCGCGCTGTGCAGCATGCGCTCCGAGACTCGCAGTCGCTATTACCTTCAGGTGCCGCTGGAGGAGAAGGTAGAGGACTGGTCGGACGAGCGCTTCTGGGAAGAGCTCAAGCGTCGCGTCCCCGAGGACGTGGCGGCGAAACTGGTCACCGGTCCTTCCCTGGAGAAGAGCATAGCGCCGCTGCGCAGCTTCGTTGTCGAGCCCATGCAGTACGGCCGGCTCTTCCTGGTGGGCGATGCTGCGCATATCGTGCCGCCGACCGGGGCCAAGGGGCTCAATCTCGCGGCCAGCGACGTCAACAGCCTCTATCGGCTGCTGGTCAAGGTCTACCACGAGGGTCGCACCGACCTGATCCCGAACTACTCCCGCACCTGCCTGAGGCGTATCTGGAAGGCCGAGCGTTTCTCCTGGTGGATGACCTCGATGCTGCACAAGTTCTCCGACGAGGAAGACTTCGGCAGCCGCATGCAGCAGGCCGAGCTCGATTACGTGACCGGCTCCGAGGCGGGCCTGACCACCATCGCGGAGAACTATGTGGGCCTGCCCTACGAGTCGCTGGAATAG
- a CDS encoding aldehyde dehydrogenase, which yields MKAIELLIGGQSRPASNHATVERANPLAGHVVTRAAAASVEDAREAADVAGRAFETYSRSGPEERRLKLLKAAELMEARQAAFVERMVDETGATPGWAGFNVSVAVGMLREAAALTTQVQGDVIPSNVPDSLAMGVRVPCGVVVGIAPWNAPIILGTRAIATPLACGNSVILKASEQCPATHHLIAETLQEAGFGDGEVNLITNDPANAADVVESLIAHPAVARINFTGSTGVGKIIAEKAASHLKPVLLELGGKAPLLVLDDADLDAAVDAAIFGAFFNQGQICMSTERLIVDDSVADTFVEKLAARASTLKAGDPRDSANELGTLIDAGIGEKLNGMLDDAVTQGARLAAGGKAEGVIMPATVVDGVTSGMRLYAEESFGPVVAVIRVGGEEEALRVANDSEYGLSAAVFSRDTARAMRVAGRIRSGICHINAPTVHDEPQMPFGGVKASGYGRFGGRAGIEEFTELRWMTVQLGPRHYPI from the coding sequence ATGAAGGCAATCGAACTCTTGATCGGGGGGCAGTCGCGCCCCGCATCGAACCATGCCACCGTCGAACGCGCCAATCCCCTGGCCGGCCATGTGGTGACCCGTGCTGCGGCGGCGAGCGTCGAGGATGCTCGCGAGGCTGCCGATGTTGCTGGTCGAGCCTTCGAGACCTATTCTCGGAGCGGCCCCGAGGAGCGGCGTCTCAAGCTGCTCAAGGCAGCCGAGCTGATGGAGGCCCGCCAGGCGGCGTTCGTCGAGCGCATGGTGGACGAAACCGGAGCGACGCCCGGCTGGGCCGGGTTCAATGTCTCGGTCGCAGTTGGCATGTTGCGTGAGGCGGCGGCTCTGACGACCCAGGTTCAAGGCGATGTGATTCCCTCGAACGTACCGGACAGCCTCGCCATGGGGGTGCGGGTGCCCTGTGGTGTGGTCGTGGGCATTGCCCCCTGGAATGCGCCGATCATCCTGGGCACTCGCGCCATCGCCACGCCCCTGGCGTGCGGCAACAGTGTCATCCTCAAGGCCTCAGAGCAGTGTCCGGCCACGCATCACTTGATCGCCGAGACCCTGCAGGAGGCAGGTTTCGGCGACGGCGAGGTCAACCTCATCACCAATGACCCGGCGAATGCCGCCGACGTGGTGGAGAGCCTGATCGCCCATCCGGCCGTGGCCCGGATCAATTTCACCGGTTCCACCGGGGTGGGGAAGATCATCGCCGAAAAGGCCGCTTCCCATCTCAAGCCGGTACTGCTGGAGCTCGGCGGCAAGGCTCCCTTGCTGGTGCTCGACGATGCCGATCTGGATGCCGCCGTGGATGCGGCGATCTTCGGTGCTTTCTTTAACCAGGGGCAGATCTGCATGTCCACCGAGCGTCTCATCGTGGATGACTCGGTGGCCGACACCTTCGTCGAGAAACTGGCTGCCCGGGCCTCGACCCTCAAGGCAGGCGACCCTCGCGACTCGGCCAATGAGCTCGGCACCCTGATCGATGCCGGAATCGGCGAAAAGCTCAATGGCATGCTGGACGACGCCGTGACTCAGGGAGCTCGCCTCGCTGCCGGCGGCAAGGCGGAAGGGGTGATCATGCCCGCTACCGTGGTCGACGGGGTGACGTCCGGGATGCGGCTCTACGCCGAGGAGTCCTTCGGGCCTGTGGTGGCCGTGATTCGTGTCGGTGGTGAGGAAGAGGCCCTGCGCGTGGCCAACGACAGTGAATACGGCCTCTCGGCGGCGGTATTCAGCCGCGATACCGCTCGGGCCATGAGAGTGGCCGGACGCATTCGCTCGGGTATCTGCCACATCAATGCCCCGACGGTGCACGACGAACCACAGATGCCTTTCGGTGGCGTCAAGGCCAGCGGGTATGGACGCTTTGGCGGCAGGGCAGGGATCGAGGAATTCACCGAGCTGCGTTGGATGACGGTCCAGCTCGGCCCGCGTCACTATCCGATCTGA
- a CDS encoding cellulase-like family protein — MLKSKLTHPLAIAMWDFSWLERRWPGAGYEDWGKVLDELKERGYDAVRIDAYPHLIASDPAREWELLPVWSQHDWGSPAPTRVRVQPALNEFIGLCAERGVKVALSSWFRQDENDVRMHIKSPEDLGQIWKRTLDTIAEAGLMDSILWVDLCNEWPVPLWAPFLKFASEGIDGVPSRTQPDIRKWMADAISILRQAYPSLDYCFSYTGEYTNWREQDVSFMDLLEPHIWMAQEEVSDFEPRMGFDLGKAGFDPAMYDILARKAEPLYRENPDHWKSCLKGGIDLLAEWSRETGKPLITTEGWALVAYKDWPLLDWEWVKELCAFGVEEASKTGRWMALSTSHFCGPQFVGMWQDIEWHKRLTDLIHQGHIE, encoded by the coding sequence ATGTTGAAGTCCAAGCTGACACATCCGCTTGCGATCGCCATGTGGGATTTCTCCTGGCTGGAGCGCCGCTGGCCTGGTGCTGGCTACGAGGATTGGGGCAAGGTTCTGGATGAGCTGAAGGAACGGGGCTACGACGCTGTCCGCATTGATGCCTATCCCCACCTGATTGCCTCTGACCCCGCGCGCGAATGGGAGCTGCTGCCGGTCTGGAGCCAGCATGACTGGGGAAGTCCCGCGCCAACCAGGGTCAGAGTGCAGCCGGCCCTGAACGAGTTCATCGGTCTATGCGCGGAACGGGGGGTGAAGGTCGCGCTCTCGAGTTGGTTCCGGCAGGACGAGAACGACGTAAGGATGCACATCAAGTCCCCGGAAGATCTGGGACAGATCTGGAAGAGAACCCTGGATACCATCGCCGAAGCAGGATTGATGGATAGCATCCTGTGGGTCGACCTCTGCAACGAGTGGCCGGTGCCCTTGTGGGCCCCATTCCTGAAATTCGCCTCTGAGGGTATTGATGGAGTACCGTCTCGTACCCAACCAGATATCAGGAAATGGATGGCAGATGCCATCTCCATACTCCGACAAGCCTACCCCAGTCTTGATTATTGCTTTTCGTATACAGGGGAATACACGAACTGGCGAGAACAGGACGTTTCTTTCATGGACCTTCTAGAGCCGCATATATGGATGGCCCAGGAAGAAGTGAGTGACTTTGAACCGAGAATGGGGTTCGACCTCGGTAAAGCAGGCTTCGATCCGGCAATGTACGACATCCTGGCCCGAAAGGCTGAGCCCCTTTATAGGGAGAACCCTGATCATTGGAAAAGTTGTTTGAAGGGCGGTATCGACCTATTGGCCGAATGGTCCCGCGAGACGGGAAAACCTTTAATTACCACTGAAGGCTGGGCCTTGGTTGCCTATAAGGATTGGCCCCTGCTGGATTGGGAATGGGTCAAGGAGCTGTGCGCATTCGGCGTAGAGGAAGCATCGAAGACCGGCCGCTGGATGGCGCTTTCCACTAGTCATTTTTGTGGTCCTCAGTTCGTGGGCATGTGGCAGGACATTGAGTGGCACAAACGCCTGACCGACTTGATCCACCAAGGCCACATTGAGTAA